One window from the genome of Sphaerotilus microaerophilus encodes:
- a CDS encoding PLP-dependent aminotransferase family protein has protein sequence MFTLQPQSPVPLVTQIVDGLRKLIDDGALRAGTKVPSIRQFAHAHEVSVFTVVEAYDRLVAQGYLVSRPHSGFFVRKRSSAPGAVGGAPGAAGYSFDSAWYVRKIFENRHLAMKAGCGWLPHDWLFEDGVRRSLRALAADNADLGGYGDPKGFPPLRELIRDTMAEQEIAISPDQVLLTQGSSQALDLAVRRLVRPGDAVLVDDPGYANLLFSLRFAGARLIGVPRTPQGWDLPALERLIVEHQPRLFFTQPRLQSPTGSIAQLAHLHRVLQLAEKHDLTLVENDIYVDLDPYPRASLASLDQLSRVVYIGSYSKTVSPNLRVGFLIAHPDLVEDLAQLKMISGLTSSEFNERLVYGALTEGRWRKHLKGLRERLADAHERAAGQLAALGFELFTEPKAGMFLWARHPAIPDAAEVSHRAAEHDIMLGPGHLFCAEPGPCAWMRFNVAFCGDARLFGFLRQNC, from the coding sequence ATGTTCACCCTCCAGCCCCAGTCCCCGGTTCCCCTGGTCACGCAGATCGTCGATGGCCTGCGCAAGCTCATCGACGACGGCGCGCTGCGGGCCGGCACCAAGGTGCCGTCGATCCGCCAGTTCGCCCACGCCCACGAGGTCAGCGTGTTCACCGTGGTGGAGGCCTACGACCGGCTGGTGGCCCAGGGCTACCTGGTGTCGCGGCCGCATTCGGGCTTCTTCGTGCGCAAGCGCAGCAGCGCGCCGGGGGCCGTCGGGGGCGCGCCGGGGGCGGCTGGCTACAGCTTCGACTCGGCGTGGTACGTGCGCAAGATCTTCGAGAACCGCCACCTGGCGATGAAGGCCGGCTGCGGCTGGCTGCCGCACGACTGGCTGTTCGAGGACGGCGTGCGCCGCAGCCTGCGTGCCCTGGCGGCGGACAACGCCGACCTGGGCGGCTACGGTGACCCCAAGGGCTTCCCGCCGCTGCGCGAGCTGATCCGCGACACGATGGCCGAGCAGGAGATCGCGATTTCGCCCGACCAGGTGCTGCTGACCCAGGGCTCCAGCCAGGCGCTGGACCTGGCGGTGCGCCGGCTGGTGCGCCCCGGCGATGCGGTGCTGGTGGACGACCCCGGCTACGCCAACCTGCTGTTCTCGCTGCGCTTTGCCGGCGCCCGCCTGATCGGCGTGCCGCGCACCCCGCAGGGCTGGGACCTGCCGGCGCTGGAGCGCCTGATCGTCGAGCACCAGCCGCGCCTGTTCTTCACCCAGCCGCGCCTTCAGAGCCCCACCGGCTCGATTGCCCAGCTCGCCCACCTGCACCGCGTGCTGCAACTGGCCGAGAAGCACGACCTGACGCTGGTCGAGAACGACATCTACGTCGATCTCGACCCCTATCCGCGCGCCTCGCTGGCCAGCCTGGACCAGCTCAGCCGCGTGGTGTACATCGGCAGCTACTCCAAGACCGTTTCGCCCAACCTGCGCGTGGGCTTCCTGATCGCCCACCCGGATCTGGTCGAGGACCTGGCGCAGCTGAAGATGATCTCGGGTCTCACTTCCTCGGAGTTCAACGAGCGGCTGGTCTACGGTGCGCTCACCGAAGGCCGCTGGCGCAAGCACCTCAAGGGACTGCGCGAGCGCCTGGCCGACGCACACGAGCGCGCCGCCGGCCAGCTGGCCGCGTTGGGTTTCGAACTCTTCACCGAGCCCAAGGCCGGCATGTTCCTCTGGGCCCGCCACCCGGCCATCCCGGACGCGGCCGAGGTCTCGCACCGCGCCGCCGAGCACGACATCATGCTCGGCCCGGGCCACCTGTTCTGCGCCGAACCCGGGCCCTGCGCCTGGATGCGCTTCAACGTGGCCTTCTGCGGGGACGCGCGGCTGTTCGGGTTTCTGAGACAGAACTGCTGA
- a CDS encoding AfsR/SARP family transcriptional regulator, which translates to MKLGIKDAALLAILALEGAQPRDRVAALLWPGAASVQAASLNLRQRIFRLRQATGHPLVQAGAVLCLLPDGLECDLWATGWEARQTWPEGELLADAALPAAHEPLADWLTQARAHVAQVWQDSLWQAARRAEAVGHHESTVRLCRQWLRHHPCSEEQWRRLVTAHYLAGDLDTAAQAAQEAQQALVEEMGMAPGPETVELIHTVLYARRERQHTAQEPTRPCPVCPGHKTTTPKETGDADWFSGQLQALSPQAMLLARALALMDAHAPLAATVPTAARLLNVSALELAAPWQELEAAGLLQPPPQRGARIAGTALCSHLLAGIPTTLVDHLRGQLA; encoded by the coding sequence GTGAAACTCGGCATCAAGGACGCCGCACTGCTGGCCATCCTCGCACTGGAGGGTGCCCAACCGCGTGACCGCGTGGCAGCCTTGCTGTGGCCCGGCGCAGCATCGGTTCAGGCGGCCAGTCTCAACCTGCGGCAGCGGATCTTCCGTCTGCGCCAGGCCACCGGGCACCCGCTCGTTCAAGCGGGTGCGGTCCTGTGCCTGCTGCCCGATGGTCTCGAATGCGACCTCTGGGCCACCGGGTGGGAGGCCCGGCAAACCTGGCCCGAGGGCGAACTCCTGGCCGACGCTGCTCTGCCAGCCGCGCATGAACCCCTGGCGGATTGGCTGACCCAGGCACGCGCCCATGTGGCGCAGGTCTGGCAGGACAGCCTGTGGCAAGCCGCCCGCCGCGCCGAGGCGGTCGGCCACCACGAATCGACTGTGCGCCTGTGTCGGCAATGGCTGCGTCACCACCCCTGTTCAGAGGAGCAATGGCGCCGGCTGGTCACCGCCCACTACCTGGCCGGCGACCTGGATACCGCGGCGCAGGCAGCACAGGAAGCTCAGCAGGCACTGGTTGAAGAGATGGGCATGGCGCCCGGCCCGGAAACGGTCGAACTGATTCACACCGTGCTCTACGCCCGGCGGGAGCGCCAGCACACGGCACAGGAGCCGACGCGGCCGTGCCCGGTCTGCCCTGGCCACAAGACCACCACCCCGAAGGAGACAGGCGACGCGGACTGGTTCTCCGGCCAGTTGCAGGCCCTCAGCCCACAGGCCATGCTACTGGCGCGGGCCTTGGCGCTGATGGATGCGCACGCACCGCTGGCCGCGACCGTTCCGACCGCGGCGCGACTGCTCAACGTCAGTGCACTGGAACTGGCCGCCCCCTGGCAGGAGCTGGAAGCGGCGGGCCTGCTTCAGCCGCCACCCCAGAGGGGAGCACGCATTGCGGGTACCGCCCTGTGCTCCCACTTGCTGGCCGGCATCCCGACGACGCTCGTGGATCACCTGCGCGGTCAACTGGCGTGA